In the Diospyros lotus cultivar Yz01 chromosome 13, ASM1463336v1, whole genome shotgun sequence genome, TTGAGACCTTGGGGACCCGAATGGGTCTCCAGGGTCTTCGGGGTCGGTTGCACTTAGAGAGTCTTTGGGGGACTTTGATCAGGAGGGTCCCAAAGAGTCTTCGAGGTAAGGCTTTGATCAATCTTCTTGGAGGCAACTCTAGATGGATCTATAATCAAAAATACAGTCAAAAGGTGTTAGGAACCGACCAACTGTGTCGCTtcgattctgccttctttgatccgtagagttgcaagcgcaaactcctccaagtcagtccacacgatcgaccctttccaTGACACCTCTGAAGGATcaaaaacgaggatacaaaagcatgcaacggaagcgttttaaaaaaaaaaaaatgatcctcgtattgattagaatctaagagacttacttttacggcggattaccggtcggaatggggcgataggggcaggatgcgcggaagcttcttcgcgtggtggagacgatggctgtcctgctatcctttggctccttcgcatcagaatttcgaggctctctttcgatcttccgaaatatgactcgaactcgtggcctttcttcggtgaagaagaatgaaaaacaacttggatgaaaaaacaaataatgagagaatatatagggagaaccctagggttaaaaccctagtgggccaaaccttaatgggccaagatcatttaattaattttctaattgggttagcccaattaattaattaaaaaccctaatgaactattattttattttagcccaattaattatggaccattctgaataaaataattctctctcaatataattcatccaacaagccaaatgtattaaaaaatacatgagttacatcgagctaccccggggaccaaaagacaaattattcacggctactaaaatgaccaaaatatccctgctacctggtagctatattttgtcattctaagtgttccaactatcaccatatggtaacactgaccccacgaataattttgcatatgccatgtctttgacctactagtgtaatgacgaaaatacccctctgcgtaacacccaacatttagaaaggaataatgtactaacacctttctaaatgacttctaccatccttagatcactagtccaataatccgtgactactcgaatgtacttgcttatcactaggagctacccagaagcacacactcttaagtcacgttcccagggccctggattattcgattattcttggacaatcacaagggggtgaatcacagaaactatcttgtattagtctgtcttagctaattagaaaccatactcccaactcaaaaggatattgatctttgatagacctcacctacaatgaatctaagaatatagctctaggttcactagaccaccaactaatactcaagtattagagtactcgtccacgtagtagcagtgatagactagctccatgataattagtactttgtcattagcttctatcacaggtccactctacgcattccaaatgcgcttgtacaattagagtaaacggactgtttactggctaaggcaagccatcctccattaggatctattgcacaatgatcttatcatgatagaatgcccagttctatcaaaagatcaagagtaatattttcttgcttattaagtacccatgattcatgcctaactgtgaagaacgacccatcacatgaatcacttacttaatagcatggacacctttccaacaattaaatgcaaataatatatgtgccataaactgaataaaagaaacatcattaccataaattaaacaaaacatgtctttagggcatacatttccaacaaccTCGAGTAGGGCTagcaaaccctaggcgcctccaagagagatccaaatttttccctcctttttttcagcttcttaagcagcctatttatagagtaaaaaccctaattatgcctttgaaaaaccctaaacgatttagatCTGGCCTATAATCATATTGGgtcgtatctctcttttaaattatgaaaCGGGCTTGACCTAAGTGTGTAACCCCTTAGGttcaccattgggctagatgtaggccaattctattgggctatatgaaggcccaactcattagattaattaaacttatgggcttcttaattagcacatcttatgggcttcttaattaaactctttaattaatagttttagaatcaatcaaattaattctaaaaccctacatatcatggttaacgtctagtaacatgccatgaatacctagccaacgatgaaaaaacacggaccttttcaattacaattaccGTATAGTAAAATCCTTttatcaatctatgtcccgattgaatttagggtatggttttatgacgaaaccctagtcattcaataactatgtatccattccagatttatgacttaatatgtgaaatcaaaacaccttttgatttccacctcaccttggccaaggatttcctcagtcatgaaatcatcggaatacacagaacatcttctcatcttatcgataagtgatgaattctatttcgacatccacaagccttcatatgtgataaggttacgcccagtgatgatttgttaatgactccattggaatccataaaagaaccaaagcgtaaccagtcaaatataagactaccatgatgtctcaagtctaaggaccaatctgcactattgcaacacagaaattccaattcgactataaccaattaccattaggaattctgtagcgggtcagttcagtgtacttattcttataataagcacccacatatatgcactagtgtccatacaccaatgtctatgaaacaagacattctcctaattgagcatgcatcatatatgctagtttatccgagttattagtgtccaatcctaataactctatgactaggaacatttaagatcaaggcttataaggaatatatttcatgatcgtcatctttatgcacgaccatattccatgagcctatttgatctatggactttgttaagaatggaaataataaagacaaccatCATTGACAAATAagacataatgccttacaataataattgattgaagataaagagtcacaatgaaaaaatatgatcaattacatgtaaatataattggcttgtgaggcataactctaacaatctcccacttgcccTAAAGCCAATTTCCCATGTATCTTAAGCTcatcttctcaagatgacgTTCAAACACTTGCTGTGACAATGGTTTTGTAAGGGGATCTGCTACATTCTCCGCTGATGCAACTTTCTCCATTTTGATGTCACCACGACCAATTATCTCACGGATTAAATGATATCTCCGCAATATGTGTTTGGATCTTTGATGGGACCTCGGTTCCTTTGCTTGAGCAATGGCACCATTGTTATCACAGTATACTAGAACTGGATCAACAATAGTAGGAACCACTCCCAATGCTGAGATAAAATTTCTCATCCAAActgcttcctttgcagcatcTGATGCTGCAATATATTCAGCCTCAGTGGTAGAATCTGCAGTAGTttcttgtttggaactcttccaacaaaTTGCTCCACCATTAAGGGTGAATACATAACCAGACACAGATTTAGAGTCATCTAAATCAGATTGAAAACTTGAATCTGAAAAGCATTCCAGTTTCAGTTCACCTCCTCCATAAACCATGAAAGTGTCTTTCATCCTTCTTAAGTACTTAAGAACCCCTTTCACAGCTTTCCAATGCTGCTCACCTAGGTTAGATTGATATCTGCTCATGACACTTAGAGCATGTGCAAGATCAGGTCTAGTACATAGCATAACATACATTATGCTACCTATGGCAGAAGCATAGGGTATAGATGCCATTCTTTTCCTCTCCTCTAGAGTCTTTGGAGACATAGACTTGGAGAGAGAAATCCCATGGCGCATTGGAATAAATCCTCTTTTAGATCCTTCCATGTTAaacctttttaacattttatctaTATACAATGATTGGGACAATCCAAGCATCATTTTttatctatctctatagatcttaaTCCCCAAAATATAAGATGCTTcgcccaaatctttcatggagaaattaGTAGATAACCAGGCTTTTGTTGCTTGTAACAtacctacatcattcccaatgagtagtatgtcatcaacataaagcaCTAGAAAAGTGACTgcactcccactaaccttcttgtacaCACATGGTTCATCCAAGTTTCTgatgaaatcaaacaatttgATTGTCTCATCAAAACGTATGTTCCAACTCCAGGAAGcttgttttagtccataaatggacctttgaaGCTTGTGGACTTTCTGCTCATTTCCATTGGATATGAATCCCTCTGGTTGTACCATATAAATATCCTCCTTAATGTCACCATTAAGGAAGgttgttttcacatccatttgccatatctcatagtcataatatgTGGCTATGGCAAGTAAAATccgaatggatttaagcatcGCAACTGGTGAGAAGGTTTCCTCAAAATCAATACCTTGAGTTTGAGTGTAACCCTTTGCCACCAAATGAGCTTTATAAGTCTCTACTTTTCCATCAACTCCAAGCTTTCGCTTGCAGATCCATTTACAGCCAATAGGTACAATACCTTCAGGAGGATCTACCAAAGTCCACACTTTGTTAgagtacatggaatccatttcggaTTTCATAGCTTCTTTCCATTTTCCCGAGTCCATATCAGATATCGCCTCCTTGTAGGTTCTTGGATCCTCATCCAATAGAAGGTTATCCTCATTACCCTCAACTAAGAACCCATACCTATCAGGAGGTCTTGAGATCCTTTGGGATCTTCGTGGAGATTGTGTACTTTGAGGTTCAAAGTTATTTTCTGCTTCCACCTGTGGGATAGTAGTTtgtgattcttgaattttttcaaGATCTATCATATTGCCATTATTCCCATCTAATAGGAATTCCTTTTCTAGAAAATTGGCATTCCTTAAAgcaaacaccttttgttcaaggggatgatagaaataatatccaattgattcttttggatatcccacaaacttACACTTAGTGGATCTAGTATCCAACTTATCTCCCACTATTTTCTTAACATAGGTAGGACACCCccatattcttaaatatttgtaaCTGGGTGTCTTACCAAGCCACATCTCATATGGTGTCTTAGGCACTGATTTAGAGGGAACTCTATTCAGTAAATGGGCAGCTGTCTCAAGAGCATAGCCCCAAAAGGATAAAGGGAGATCAGCGAAACTCATCATGGATCTAACCATATCTAATAAGGTTCGATTCCTTCGTTCAGAAATCCCATTTAGTTGTGGTGTTCCTGGTGGAGTCCACTgggagagaatcccattctctTTAAGATGATCAATGAATACTATACTCAAGTATTCTCCCCCTCGATCAGGTTGAAGGATCTTAATACTTTTTCCTGTTTGTTTTTCTACTTCATtcctgaattctttgaacttttcaaaggctTCTGACTTGTGCTTCATAAGGTAAACATAGCCATACCGTGAGAAATCATCGGTGGAGGTAATAAAGTATGAAAAACCACCTCTTGCACTAACATTTAGTGGCCCACAGACATatgaatggatcaaatccaatagGTTAGATGCACGCTCCACTTGTCCAACAAATGGAGATTTCGTCATCTTTCCTTTAAGACACGATTCACAAGTTGGAAGTGACTATAAGTCAAATAAGTTCAATAGCCCATTTTTAACCAACTCATTTATCCTGTCTTTGGAAATATGACCTAATCTCAAATGCCACATGTAAGCATAATTTTGATCATCAGCCtttcttttgttactttgtTGTAGACAAATCATGGAATCTTTAGTTTGAACAGAAtacaaattatttgataatgcaCCAGTACCATATAAAaaaccatttttgaaaatagaacaaACTCCATTTgctattgtaaaattaaaaccTTCCTTGTCCAAaacaggaatagaaataatgttcttaataaTGTTTGGCACATAAAAACAATCATTCAAAACTAACTTTATTCCAGATTCTAAAGCTAAATAAACCGTCCCTATGGCTATAGCAGGAACTCTTGCTCCATTCCCAAGCCGTAGAGAAGCCTCATCTTTATTTAGCCTCCTGCTTGTTGTCATCAACTACAAATCATTACAAATATGACTACCACATCCGGTATCTAATACCCAAGAAGCATTTTTAACTGAAAGGTTAATTTCAACAAAGTACATACCTGAATCAGAACGTTTCTGTTTCAGTTCTGCAAGATAAGTCTTGCAATTCCTTTTCCAGTGCCCAAGCTTTCCACAATGGAAGCAATTTCCTTTCTCTGACTGACTTGGCTTTGCTTTCTTAACTCCACCCTTAGGCTTTGTCTTCCCCTTTTGAGAACTCTTCTCCTTTCCCTGCTTTGACCAATTCTTCTTTGGTTTAGAGGAATGTGAGGAACCAATGAGCATGACAGGTTTATCCTTCTTCATTGTCATTTCAGCAGTTTTCAACATGTTAAGCAACTTAGGAAGAGTAGTTTCAAGCTTATGCATATTGAAGttcatgacaaaatgatcaaatgAATTAGGAAGAGATTGTAAAATAAGATCTACATATAGATCATTATCCATGACAACATTCAAAGACTCAAGCTTTTCATTCAAGCTTATCATCTTCAATACATGAGCATTGACAGATTCACTATCCGTTATATGGGCCCAAAAAAGCTCCTTTGAGATCTAATATCTCACATGTCTAGTCtgctcaccatacaactcttgtaggtGCAAATGAATCTCTGCTGCATGCTCCATTTTCTCGTGCTGCTTTTGCAGCTCATTTGACATCGATGCCATCATATAGCAACGAGCCTGAAGATCATCATCTTTCCACTTCTGCCAAGTGGTAAGTTCCTCTGGGGTGGATGCCTCTGAAAAATTTTCAGGTGGGGCCTTATCCATAACATATGTTATCTTTTCGGAATCCAAAACAATTTTGAGATTCCTTAGCCAATCCAGATAATTGGGACCTGTCAACTTATTAGTGTCTAGCAAACCTGCAAGTGGATTCTTGgccattttttatttcacaaatctgcaaagataaatatgatcatacatataaatattcaatcaaTTACATTCACAAATGATTAAGGACCTTTTGTCATAAGTGATACTCCCACttttttaatcaaatcttagcaccctcaaaataagatttggaaagcttaaatacataggctttCTAGTGGGCTTGAGACCCAATTAGAATTACCATAAACTCAAATAATATCAAAgctcttatagtaattttaaaaggTAGGTAACTCTTACCAATTACATCTCATGTAACCCTCAAACTATTTTGCCTCATATTTGCATAAACTCAAATATTATTGACACTCTTATGCAAAACAGTTAAGtcaaaccatcattaaccacaAGTGTGACAAATAGTGATACCCCAAAATAATATTGACGATAGTATGTCTACATATCACCTAATGTACATCATCATGCATAACATATGATATAGATTGCCATACTTAGTATGCCCCAAATAATATTGGCGATACATATCAAACATGAAAACCTTATATTATATGCCAATGATGGAAGGCCATGGAGAAATTAAACTCTTTTGATTTCCCCGTTCACGACTTAATATTcttacttaaaataattttaagcgAGGGGTTTTAATCTTTCATTTAAATCACAATACATGCATTTAGCCCATTGCATAACTAATACATCATaagcatgcatctcatacacaATGATACTAACATGATATAAGCATGTATCTTAGGAATAATAAAACCATCTCAAGCAATGAAGATAGCAATTGAATACAAGTTAAAAGGACATGTAAACAAAACAGATTTTCAGCTTTTGCATATCTAATGCACATAACAGATTATGTGCCTATTGAACAAAGGGGTTCGGGGGCAGCGCCATTACAATGCTGTTCGTTTAAGATCATATCAGAAACTACTTGGTATTCGGTTTTGATCAAGTCATAAACTTAACACACACTGTAAACTATTTGAACATATACTAATCATATTAAATGATAAGCGAATACTGATTGCATCAAGATTGTTGTTCGTTTAAACACTGATCATATCATTATTACTGTTCAATTTAGAACACATCAGGATGCTTCTATTCGATCAGATGATAATCACGAATCGATCATATCAAAACAGATTATAATGGAAGATTCAAACCGATTCTTTGAATCTGATATCCCATCAAAATTGATCTCAGTTTGATCATATCAAACCGATTCTTTTCGaacatgttgtttggttttaatcttatttcaaatcaattacAGATCCTTCTTTTAACCCTCAAAAATAAGCTGGTTAGATGCATCACCGAAAATAGTAATTAATGGCAGATTCTTTCCGTTCATGTATATCAGTTTCCtaacacattaaaaattaattactaagCCTTTTAATCTACCATCTTAGCATGCTTTTCAATACATTAATACATCATTTAGACATGGCAAAATCGATAATCAAAACTGATTCGTTACTGCTATTCcgatttatcaaaataatgacAGATTTCAAAACGAGGCCTTTTGATTACACTGCCAGAAAATGATGATAAAATCAGAATATATCTAACGAAATCATCAAAGGTTCGAGATAAGCtatcgctctgataccactgttaggaaccggccaaccgtgtagcttcgattctgccttctttgatccgtagagttgcaagcgcaaactcctccaaaATGCACACGGGGATCTTCCCCACACGGGCCCTCCAATGCCTAAGTTAGACACTGATGTCCAGAAGAAAATATGCAAGGATGAAGATGATGTGTGAGTTATATGTTAGTTTTGAGTCTTCGAGGGAGTGATCTCCCATTAGGTATAGCGTAGTCTTAAATTTTAAGTCTTTAGGACTAAGGTCTCCGAGAGATGGTGCGAGTTTAGATAGGTTTCCCAAAAGATCCTTTTTCCATGGAATGggcatatatttataaacatttggTGGGGTCTACATATGAGAGTCCTCAGACCCTTTGGGAAGATGCATCGGATGAGGCTGAAGGGCCTAGAGATATCTTTGGGTGCGTCTAAAGGGTATTCGGAGCCATCGGGTAACTTAGGCCTAGATGACTCTAAGAGTTGTCGGGCTATCAATGCAAAGGCTTAACCACCCCCAAACACTTTTCGGAGGCTCTAGGGGACTCTCTCCCATGGAGACTCTCAATAGTCATCCGGGTCTTTGGGCATACATAAGctattttctttggtttttctagGGCACCCCATGTAGTGACACGTAAGAGGACCTAAGAAATCTCgagtgaaataaatattttgagggcttggaaattttgagaatttaaattCTCAGGAaattaagatgattttttttttggccaaggGAAATATTTTATAGGTATTTGTTTTTTAAAGAATGCAAGAATATcattatttggaattttaggattttactagaataaagattttattttatttggggagAAATTGGAATAAATAAGTGAGGggaattttggaagaatttaataGGAGTAAATTAagggatttaattaaagagaaattaggaGAGTTATTATTAAAGTGGGATTATTCATGTAGGGTTGAGACATATAATTATACTAGGGAatgcccgtgcctaaaggcacggtgtaaataatattaagattaaaaaaataataaaaaataaaaattaaattaaaaaaatactttacaatttgaataaattaaattaaaagttaaatatcaaacaatacataccagttAGTGTTATTGctgccaatcaaatataaaaaaaaaatatcaaatactaATTAGTGCTATTGTtgcaaatagaaattaaaattaaaatacacaccaATTAGTGCTACTGCTGccaatcaaattataattacataaaaaaaaataaacattatattgtCATTCACCAAAAGAGTGGGTTAAACTTTTACAAAAAATAGGTTAAACCTTTACAAAATATGTATGCTTTACAAAAAATGTGTCAATAACATGTcttcaaacatgtgtttgcCCGAACTTCCTCCTCATTACTTTCCAAAAAGTCTTCGTATCAACTTGTATGTATCCCCAATGATGAACATGCACAATAATCTGgtaatttgtgaaataaaaaaaatatagattagtacatttgttggaaatatacacatcaaaatatactttgagattgaaattacTTTATTACATCCCCATCAAAGCAAGATAGTTGTATTTCTCTTTTTAAGCTCCATATATTTTTTCATCCAATCCTACAGAAgtccatatttcaaattattatcaaatttaaattttaaaaaaagttatataatcaatagaaataaatctacATGGTTACCTTCTGAACACTACAACAACACTTCAGGATAAACAATATTTGTAGTGGAATCCAAACAATCTTTAGGGAGCAGGATACTTATACGATCAAATGATGTACATCTGGACAATGCCACATATAATTGCCCATGGCTAAACACTGGTATGCACAAATCGACCCCAACAAATTTCACAGATTGTccttgagatttattaataCTCAAGGCATAAGCCAATCAGACTGGAAATTAACGTCTTGTCATTTGAAAAGGCATTTCTGAAGAAGATGGTGCCAAAGATATCCTTGGTATGAATGCCAAATTGCCAAACTTTTCTCCAGTTAAAATTTGAGCTTCAATTATGCGAGTGTTGCACCTAGTAACCATCAATCTTGTACCATTACATAGTCTATCTTTCGGTGCAATGTTTCTCAACAATATTATAGGACAACCCACCTTCAACTCTAACTTAAAAGTTGGCAACCCAGGAGGAtccaatgaatttaaatattcattaggatatcTATTTGTAATAGTAGGATAGACTTCATTATCTTCAGACATTTTATCTTCTGCAAGATAAGTATGTAATCTCCCTGGAAAGATATTCAATGCAGTAGTATTGATGTCACTGACATCATCGTTACGCGCAGACAAAATTGTGTGTTCAGTTAAATATGTTGGGGTTGACGTCTCTATTATGTTCAACCGTGGGTAAACTGTAGagagtaattcattcaaatcttGACATTTGTGTATTGTTGATGGAAGGTTAGCGATTTCTTGATGATTGGTCCCAatctaaaaaaagtgaaatcaataaaaaaataagaatgaaaacacaatttattaatttaaaataatctatataatatgACACAAAGGTTATAGTAGTGTTACCTCCATCacaaaatttgcaaaattagcattttcacGGTCTTCATGATTCAAGCGCATATTCAAATCCAAAGTTAAGATATGTATATGCTTCCATAGAATAGAGTGTCTTAATGATGCATTCACAATTTGCTCACGAAATCCTTTGGGTATAACTGGTAAGATTTGTCGAAAGTCTCCACCAAGAACAACAGTAATACCCCCAAATGGCTTGTCACTATCACAAATATCCCTCAATGTACGATCAACCGCCTCAACACAATGTCTATGTTGCATCGGAACTTCATcccaaattatgagttttgtttctctaaataACTCAGCTTGTAATAATTGTTTACTAAGCCCACAATTTGAATTTTCCAACACATCTAATGGGATAGAAAATGTTGAATGTGCAGTGCGACCTCCGACcagtaacaatgatgcaattctAGATGAAGCCACAGTAATAACAATATGCCCGAAAATGTTGAATGTGCAGTGCGACCTCCGACcagtaacaatgatgcaattctAGATGAAGCCACAGTAATAACAATATGCCCAAGGTTGAGACATTTTAATGCTATTGTATTGTACAAAAATGTTTTCCCTATTCCAACACCCCCatttagaaagaaaacaactcctttattttgaaaaactgaagaagTGATTGTGTTATAAGCATTCCGCTGTCCATTATTGAGACAATCAATAGAAATTTGTGGATCTGTCTGTTGTgcctgttggaaatgtatgccctaaagacaagttttgtttaatttatggtaatgatgtttcttttagtcagtttatggcacatatattatttgcatttaattgttggaaaagtgtccatgctattaagtaagtgattcatgtgatgggtcgttcttcacagttaggcatgaatcatgggtacttaataagcaagaaaacattactcttgatcttttgatagaactgggcattctatcatgataagatcattgtgcaatagatcctaatggaggatggcttgccttagccagtaaacagttcgtttactctaattgtacaggcgcatttggaatgcgtagagtggacctgtgatagaagctaatgacaaagtactaattatcatggagctagtctatcactgctactacgtggacgagtactctaatacttgagtattagttggtggtct is a window encoding:
- the LOC127788170 gene encoding uncharacterized protein LOC127788170, which codes for MVLGMINEIQQYLDARYIGPLEAAWRIFGHPLHAEMPTVVRLALHLPGMHRVVKMNVHSLIKNFHNIMFGSSRKRDENQEKGDLQLNCIIVTGRRSHCTFNIFGHIVITVASSRIASLLLVGGRTAHSTFSIPLDVLENSNCGLSKQLLQAELFRETKLIIWDEVPMQHRHCVEAVDRTLRDICDSDKPFGGITVVLGGDFRQILPVIPKGFREQIVNASLRHSILWKHIHILTLDLNMRLNHEDRENANFANFVMEIGTNHQEIANLPSTIHKCQDLNELLSTVYPRLNIIETSTPTYLTEHTILSARNDDVSDINTTALNIFPGRLHTYLAEDKMSEDNEVYPTITNRYPNEYLNSLDPPGLPTFKLELKVGCPIILLRNIAPKDRLCNGTRLMVTRCNTRIIEAQILTGEKFGNLAFIPRISLAPSSSEMPFQMTRR